In the Pan paniscus chromosome 8, NHGRI_mPanPan1-v2.0_pri, whole genome shotgun sequence genome, one interval contains:
- the CYP17A1 gene encoding steroid 17-alpha-hydroxylase/17,20 lyase, whose translation MWELVALLLLTLAYLFWPKRRCPGAKYPKSLLSLPLVGSLPFLPRHGHMHNNFFKLQKKYGPIYSVRMGTKTIVIVGHHQLAKEVLIKKGKDFSGRPQMATLDIASNNRKGIAFADSGAHWQLHRRLAMATFALFKDGDQKLEKIICQEISTLCDMLATHNGQSIDISFPVFVAVTNVISLICFNTSYKNGDPELNIIQNYNEGIIDNLSKDSLVDLVPWLKIFPNKTLEKLKSHVKIRNDLLNKILENYKEKFRSDSITNMLDTLMQAKMNSDNGNAGPDQDSELLSDNHILTTIGDIFGAGVETTTSVVKWTLAFLLHNPQVKKKLYEEIDQNVGFSRTPTISDRNRLLLLEATIREVLRLRPVAPMLIPHKANVDSSIGEFAVDKGTQVIINLWALHHNEKEWHQPDQFMPERFLNPAGTQLISPSVSYLPFGAGPRSCIGEILARQELFLIMAWLLQRFDLEVPDDGQLPSLEGIPKVVFLIDSFKVKIKVRQAWREAQAEGST comes from the exons ATGTGGGAGCTCGTGGCTCTCTTGCTGCTTACACTAGCTTATTTGTTTTGGCCCAAGAGAAGGTGCCCTGGTGCCAAGTACCCCAAGAGCCTCCTGTCCCTGCCCCTGGTGGGCAGCCTGCCATTCCTCCCCAGACATGGCCATATGCATAACAACTTCTTCAAGCTGCAGAAAAAATATGGCCCCATCTATTCCGTTCGTATGGGCACCAAGACTATAGTGATTGTCGGCCACCACCAGCTGGCCAAGGAGGTGCTTATTAAGAAGGGCAAGGACTTCTCTGGGCGGCCTCAAATG GCAACTCTAGACATCGCGTCCAACAACCGTAAGGGTATCGCCTTCGCTGACTCTGGTGCACACTGGCAGCTGCATCGAAGGCTGGCAATGGCCACCTTTGCCCTGTTCAAGGACGGCGATCAGAAGCTGGAGAAGATCA TTTGTCAGGAAATCAGTACATTGTGTGATATGCTGGCCACCCACAACGGACAGTCCATAGACATCTCCTTTCCTGTCTTCGTGGCGGTAACCAATGTCATCTCCTTGATCTGCTTCAATACCTCCTACAAGAATGGGGACCCTGAGTTGAATATTATACAGAATTACAATGAAGGCATCATAGACAACCTGAGCAAAGACAGCCTGGTGGACCTAGTCCCCTGGTTGAAG aTTTTCCCCAACAAAACCCTGGAAAAATTAAAGAGCCATGTTAAAATACGAAATGATCTGCTgaataaaatacttgaaaattacAAG GAGAAATTCCGGAGTGACTCTATCACCAACATGCTGGACACACTGATGCAAGCCAAGATGAACTCAGATAATGGCAATGCTGGCCCAGATCAAGACTCAGAGCTGCTTTCAGATAACCACATTCTCACCACCATAGGGGACATCTTTGGGGCTGGCGTGGAGACCACCACCTCTGTGGTTAAATGGACCCTGGCCTTCCTGCTGCACAATCCTCAG GTGAAGAAGAAGCTCTACGAGGAGATTGACCAGAATGTGGGTTTCAGCCGCACACCAACTATCAGTGACCGTAACCGTCTCCTCCTGCTGGAGGCCACCATCCGAGAGGTGCTTCGCCTCAGGCCCGTGGCCCCTATGCTCATTCCCCACAAGGCCAACGTTGACTCCAG CATCGGTGAGTTTGCTGTGGACAAGGGCACACAAGTTATCATCAATCTGTGGGCGCTGCATCACAATGAGAAGGAGTGGCACCAGCCGGATCAGTTCATGCCTG AGCGTTTCTTGAATCCAGCGGGGACCCAGCTCATCTCACCGTCAGTAAGCTATTTGCCCTTCGGAGCAGGTCCTCGCTCCTGTATAGGTGAGATCCTGGCCCGCCAGGAGCTCTTCCTCATCATGGCCTGGCTGCTGCAGAGGTTCGACCTGGAGGTGCCAGATGATGGACAGCTGCCCTCCCTGGAAGGCATCCCCAAGGTGGTCTTTCTGATCGACTCTTTCAAAGTGAAGATCAAGGTGCGCCAGGCCTGGAGGGAAGCCCAGGCTGAGGGTAGCACCTAA